TCTACGGTGAGTACATCGACATAAACACCTTCTTCTTATGTGTGACTTTTTTTTTATGACAAAGCAAATGCTTTTAACATACTGTGATTTTCTGCCATTTTAATTAACATATTAGTTTAAACTATTTTGTAGTTCTCtttgtgtgctgtctgtctgtcactacttGTCAATGTGTTTTGTTCTATTTCTGTATCTCCATTTTGACAGGAAGCTTCATGATGCAATAACAGATGTAAAACTAAACTCACTCTCTTCCTGTCAGAAATCAGAAGAGCTTTAATAGGAAATGAAAAGCTGGCAAACATGAAATCATTACATGTCTCTTGCATGCTTGTCTCTTGGTAAAACTGAAAAACTAAATGCACAAAAAATGCAATGACATATATAGTTTGAATGTACCTATCCTATTCTACCTAGAAGATAGAACAAAACTTTGCTGATTTGTTATCGGATTCATTTTCAGGTAAGCGTTATGCAGGTTGTAGTTAGAGCACTGCACCTTCAGGGATGCACTGACATTTACTGCAATTACTTCCTGaaagtgtttgtttttgtttttctgtcttTGTTATTATTTTCCATTTCTTATGATATTTTTCAGTCTGTGATGTTGTTTTTTCAGACTCATCCCTCCCATCTTTCCCTGAAGGAGAGTTAGACTTTGAGTCTGTGCATTTTGACGAAGCAAAGCCAGACATGTCTCTCGGAACATTACCGGTgctgagagaggaagaggaagatgtaGGACAGGTAGAGGGAGAGCCTGGTGGAGAAACTGAAACTGTATCTGACCATATCTCAGTGGAGATATATGATGACGAAGAGGAGACTCAACATATTGATGAAGAAGAGATGGGTTCAGGAGAAGAGGAGACTCAACATATTGATGAGGAAGAGATAGGTTCAGGAGAAGAGGAGACTCAACATATTGATGAGGAAGAGATAGGTTCAGGAGAAGAGGAGACTCAACATATTGATGAGGAAGAGATAGGTTCAGGAGAAGAGGAGACTCAACATATTGACGAGGAAGAGATGGGTTCAGGACATGAGGATACTCAACCTATTGATGAGGAAGAGGCAGAGATGATGCACtcaggagaagaagaggacacAGGAATAAAGAACCTTGGCTCGCCAGGGGGTTGGTCTGTGGTTGTTCACTACGATGAAGAAACCCGGGATGGTGCACTCCAGGACATAGAGAAGATTGTAACCACAGGACAACCTTTTGCCGAACAAGACAGTGAAAACCGTGAAGTCAGAAACGTAGAGCAAGGTGCTTACGAGAACAGTGATGTGAGGTGTTTTGTGGGTGAAGACGTCACCATGGAGATCACAGCAGATATATGTGAAGAAGAGGAAAGACAGTCGGATGAAGAAAACCAAGAGGAATCATCTGATTCAGACCTGGAGGTCCTGACTAGCTCTATCACCAAAAAACAGAGAAAAGAGGGAAATAAAGTAGCGAACTTACTCTCCCAGCAGACTGTTCCTCAGGAGAATGAAGAGGAAGACGAGCAAGAAGAAGATGGAGCTCCAGAGGTTGTTTATGATTGGCCAGATCCTGCAGCAACACAGAATGTGCTAGCTCTTATGGTCAACACCTTTGTGGAACATCCGCTTCAGAAGAAAATTAAGGAGTTCCAATTGGACGACCACCAAGAGGCAGATGAAAGATTTGCAGATTACCCCTCTGTCTGCTCTCCGTGTAAATACAAAAAGGATGGAGGAAAACTGTCTAGTCCCTTGGAGGGTATCTGGAATACAGAGGAGAAAGTAGACGTCATGGAAGAGGTAACAGCCTCTATCTCTCCACGCGTAGAAGGTGAGCAAGATTTAGCAGATTGTGCGATGTTCAATACCAATATTGACACTAGCATGAGGAAGAGTATTGGATACCATCTTGAACCTCAGAGTGACAGCAATAGTTCCAGTGGCAGTTCtagtgaggatgaggaggaacaACAGAAGTATAAGGAAGAACACCAAGCTCTGCCAAGATACCAGGGTCTTCCTCGGAGAGACCGGGGGTCTGAGGATTCTCCTCTTCAAGTTCagtggggaggtggagaggaggacggCTCCAAGCAGAGCGTTGCTGCCGACCTGCATCTTTCAGAAACCATCTCTGATGTCCCCACTTTTACCCTTCACAGTGAGGCCAGACGCGGTAGAGCAGCTATAACTATCTCCAGAGGTACCGGCAACATGTCACCATCTGACTCTGAGGAAAGTTTGCCTGGAGCGTTGTGGACATTGGAGGCTGAACAAAGAGAGGATAAAcgagagacttggctttggggtGAGGCTGGGCCAGTCGCTTTAGAAGAGGAACATCTTTGCAAAGTTCAACTGGAACTAGCAGGAAGGTTGAAGAGCCACATTCACACTGATATAAGCTGGGACACAGGGGAAAATAATGTGGAACGTGGTGGTTTAATTCAAGATTACCAATATGACGCGTCTGGAATCACAGAGAGTGGAGAACTTGCAGACGAAGAGGATGACGAAGAGGATAATAGGAGTTgggaacaagagaaagagagaatcaaGGCATTCTACAACTTTTATAATGAtgaagaggaagaaggggagaaTGCCACTGGAACAGAATGTGATTTTTCAGGGAGGAAGCCTAGAGTTCAGTTCCACATGGATCCCCTGCCTCAAGTCATTGAATACACAGACAGGTAAGTGAAATAACAAACATAAAAATTGTCACGACAACCGCCAACCAGGAAATGCCTATTTCTACTTGAACAAGACATGTCACTGTCACTGTGGTATAGATGAGTGAAATGATTTACTATGTCACTGTCTTGTCTACT
This genomic stretch from Oncorhynchus kisutch isolate 150728-3 linkage group LG24, Okis_V2, whole genome shotgun sequence harbors:
- the LOC109869587 gene encoding uncharacterized protein LOC109869587 isoform X3 — translated: MSLGTLPVLREEEEDVGQVEGEPGGETETVSDHISVEIYDDEEETQHIDEEEMGSGEEETQHIDEEEIGSGEEETQHIDEEEIGSGEEETQHIDEEEMGSGHEDTQPIDEEEAEMMHSGEEEDTGIKNLGSPGGWSVVVHYDEETRDGALQDIEKIVTTGQPFAEQDSENREVRNVEQGAYENSDVRCFVGEDVTMEITADICEEEERQSDEENQEESSDSDLEVLTSSITKKQRKEGNKVANLLSQQTVPQENEEEDEQEEDGAPEVVYDWPDPAATQNVLALMVNTFVEHPLQKKIKEFQLDDHQEADERFADYPSVCSPCKYKKDGGKLSSPLEGIWNTEEKVDVMEEVTASISPRVEGEQDLADCAMFNTNIDTSMRKSIGYHLEPQSDSNSSSGSSSEDEEEQQKYKEEHQALPRYQGLPRRDRGSEDSPLQVQWGGGEEDGSKQSVAADLHLSETISDVPTFTLHSEARRGRAAITISRGTGNMSPSDSEESLPGALWTLEAEQREDKRETWLWGEAGPVALEEEHLCKVQLELAGRLKSHIHTDISWDTGENNVERGGLIQDYQYDASGITESGELADEEDDEEDNRSWEQEKERIKAFYNFYNDEEEEGENATGTECDFSGRKPRVQFHMDPLPQVIEYTDSSSDVDLVDNLSDGDEDLDSTERLEEQSEPERQRMSLPETREPQGELQDLSKMPQTHTKRDQCLRVLKLLVKITLLTVIGLLTFWWTRYQLDLDW
- the LOC109869587 gene encoding uncharacterized protein LOC109869587 isoform X1, whose translation is MSLGTLPVLREEEEDVGQVEGEPGGETETVSDHISVEIYDDEEETQHIDEEEMGSGEEETQHIDEEEIGSGEEETQHIDEEEIGSGEEETQHIDEEEIGSGEEETQHIDEEEMGSGHEDTQPIDEEEAEMMHSGEEEDTGIKNLGSPGGWSVVVHYDEETRDGALQDIEKIVTTGQPFAEQDSENREVRNVEQGAYENSDVRCFVGEDVTMEITADICEEEERQSDEENQEESSDSDLEVLTSSITKKQRKEGNKVANLLSQQTVPQENEEEDEQEEDGAPEVVYDWPDPAATQNVLALMVNTFVEHPLQKKIKEFQLDDHQEADERFADYPSVCSPCKYKKDGGKLSSPLEGIWNTEEKVDVMEEVTASISPRVEGEQDLADCAMFNTNIDTSMRKSIGYHLEPQSDSNSSSGSSSEDEEEQQKYKEEHQALPRYQGLPRRDRGSEDSPLQVQWGGGEEDGSKQSVAADLHLSETISDVPTFTLHSEARRGRAAITISRGTGNMSPSDSEESLPGALWTLEAEQREDKRETWLWGEAGPVALEEEHLCKVQLELAGRLKSHIHTDISWDTGENNVERGGLIQDYQYDASGITESGELADEEDDEEDNRSWEQEKERIKAFYNFYNDEEEEGENATGTECDFSGRKPRVQFHMDPLPQVIEYTDSSSDVDLVDNLSDGDEDLDSTERLEEQSEPERQRMSLPETREPQGELQDLSKMPQTHTKRDQCLRVLKLLVKITLLTVIGLLTFWWTRYQLDLDW
- the LOC109869587 gene encoding uncharacterized protein LOC109869587 isoform X2, coding for MSLGTLPVLREEEEDVGQVEGEPGGETETVSDHISVEIYDDEEETQHIDEEEMGSGEEETQHIDEEEIGSGEEETQHIDEEEIGSGEEETQHIDEEEIGSGEEETQHIDEEEMGSGHEDTQPIDEEEAEMMHSGEEEDTGIKNLGSPGGWSVVVHYDEETRDGALQDIEKIVTTGQPFAEQDSENREVRNVEQGAYENSDVRCFVGEDVTMEITADICEEEERQSDEENQEESSDSDLEVLTSSITKKQRKEGNKVANLLSQQTVPQENEEEDEQEEDGAPEVVYDWPDPAATQNVLALMVNTFVEHPLQKKIKEFQLDDHQEADERFADYPSVCSPCKYKKDGGKLSSPLEGIWNTEEKVDVMEEVTASISPRVEGEQDLADCAMFNTNIDTSMRKSIGYHLEPQSDSNSSSGSSSEDEEEQQKYKEEHQALPRYQGLPRRDRGSEDSPLQVQWGGGEEDGSKQSVAADLHLSETISDVPTFTLHSEARRGRAAITISRGTGNMSPSDSEESLPGALWTLEAEQREDKRETWLWGEAGPVALEEEHLCKVQLELAGRLKSHIHTDISWDTGENNVERGGLIQDYQYDASGITESGELADEEDDEEDNRSWEQEKERIKAFYNFYNDEEEEGENATGTECDFSGRKPRVQFHMDPLPQVIEYTDSSDVDLVDNLSDGDEDLDSTERLEEQSEPERQRMSLPETREPQGELQDLSKMPQTHTKRDQCLRVLKLLVKITLLTVIGLLTFWWTRYQLDLDW